The DNA window GAGGCCGCCGACCGGGTCGGACTGAGCATCCGCACCATCCGCCACTACGAGGAAGCCGGCCTGGTCCTGCCGTCGGCGCGCAGCGAGGGCGGGTTCCGGCTCTACACCGAGCCCGACCTCGACCGGCTGCGCGTCATCAAGCGGATGAAACCGCTGGGCTTCACCCTCGACGAGATGCGTGACCTGCTCACCATCCTCGACGAGCTCAGCGACCCGGCCGTCACCGGCGACGACCGGGTCGCCCTGCAGGAGCGGCTTGGCATGTTCCACGCCGCCGCGCAGAACCGGGTGCAGGCGCTGCGCGACCAGCTCGCCATGGCCGAGGGCTTCGCGGCGCAGATCGCCGAACAGATCCAGCGGCACGGCGGCTGACCGGCTCACCGGCGACGGTCAGGGCTTGTAGTTGTCGTCGAGGTGCTTGCGCAGCGTCTCGGTGAAGCCGTCGGTGTCGCCGGTGCGCAGCTGCTCCACCAGTGTCACGTGTTCGGCGATGATGTCGTCGCAGCGGGCGAGCAGGTGGTCGCCCTTGCAGAAGAGCAGGAATCGCTGGCGGTCGGCCAGCCGGTCGTTGAGTTCGAGCAGTACGTCGTTGCCGGCGGCTTCCACGAACGTGCGGTGGAAGCCGATCGTCAGCTCGATGAACCGGCGCACGTCGCGTTCGGCGAGGGCGTCGCGCTGGGCGTCGATGGAGGTGTGCAGCCGGGCGGCGAGCTGGTCGCGGACGGTGGCGCTGATCCGGCTGGCGCCGGCGGCCTCGAGGATGAGGCGCGTGTCCTGCAGGTCGGCGATGGCGCGTTCGCTCAGGCCCTGGACGAGGGCGCCGCGTTTGGGGTAGATGACGATCCAGCCCTCGTCCTGCAGCCGGCCGAGCGCGGCTCGGACCGGGGTGCGGCTGACGCCGATCTCCTGGGCGAGGCCTTCCTCGCCCAGCATGGCGCCGGCTTTGTGCGCCCCGTTGAGGATGCCGTCCCGGATCGTGCGGTAGGCGCGTTCCGCCGCGCTCGTGCTCGCGTCCACAGTCGTCCTTCCGTGGTGACGTGACAGTCATTCTCCCCAGGCCGGCCGGCACGGCTTCACCGCGCTCTTCCCTAACTAGGATACATGATGTATACAAGACGCCATGGCCATCTCCAGCTATATCGACGATCCCGAAGCCCAGCTCGCTCTCCACCAGCGGACCCTGAGCGTCGTGATGGCCTCGCAGGTGTTCAGCGGCGCCGGGCTGGCCGCGGGCGTCACCGTCGGCGCCCTGCTCACCGAGCAGATGCTCGGCTCCAGCGCCTTCGCCGGGGTGCCCGCCGCCCTCTACGCCGGTGGCTCCGCGATCGCCGCCCTCACCGTCGGGCGGCTGTCCCAGCGCCTCGGCCGCCGCGCCGGGCTGGTCGCCGGCTATGTCGCCGGCACGATCGGCGGCGTCGGCGTGGTCGTCGCGGCGGGCCTCGGCAGCGTCGTGCTGCTGTTCCTCTCCCTGCTGGTCTACGGCGCCGGCACCGCCACCAACCTGCAGGCCCGCTACGCCGGCACCGACCTGAGCGGTCCGCACCGCCGCGGCCGGGCGGTCAGCTCGGTGCTCGTCACCACCACCGTCGGCGCGGTGATCGGGCCGAACCTGGTGGCCGCCACCGGCCGCGCCGCCGAGAACTTCGCGCTTCCCGCCCTGGCCGGCCCGTTCGCGCTGGCCGCCGTCGCCTACGCGATCGCCGGGCTGATCCTGTTCCTGCTGCTGCGCCCGGACCCGCTGCTGGTCTCGCAGGCGATGCAGGCCCAGGCCGGGCCCGCCACGGCGGCCGGGCCGCGGACCGCGCCCCGGTCGTCGGCGGGCGTGACCGCCGGCGCCGCCACGATGATCCTCACCCAGCTGGTCATGGTCGCGGTGATGACCATGACGCCGGTGCACATGCAGAACCACGGTCACGACCTCGCCGCCACCGGCCTGGTCATTTCGCTGCACATCGCCGCGATGTACCTGCCGTCGCTGGTCACCGGCATCCTCGTGGACCGGGTCGGCCGGGTGCCGGTCGCCGTCGCGTCGGGCGTCACGCTCCTCGCCGCCGGGCTCGTCTCGGCCACCGCTCCGGAGGACTCCGTCGCGCAGCTCGCCCTCGCCCTGATCCTGCTCGGCCTCGGCTGGAACCTCGGCCTGGTCGCCGGCACCGCGATGATCAGCGACGCCGCCCCGATCGAGCAGCGCGCGAAGATCCAGGGCAACGTCGATCTGTGCATCGCCCTGGCCGGCGCCGGCGGCGGCATCGCCAGCAGCCTCGTCATGAGCGCCACCAGCTACGCCACGCTCTCCATCGCCGGCGGTCTGCTGGGCCTCGCCATGATCCCGTTCGTCGCCGCAGGGGCGCGCCCGTCCCGAGCCTGACCGTCGTGGAACGACGGAGCCGCGCATGAACCCGCTTGAAGCCGTCGGCCCCGCCGAGGTGAGCTCCCGGTCCAGCGCCACATGGCGTACCCATCGATCTGGTGTGTTGCCGCTCTGGGCGGCCGAGATGGATACCGGTCGTCGGTCGCCGCGAGCCTGCTGCGCGCCGCCGGCCACCCGGACGTCTCCGACCTGCTCGGCGGGTACGGCGCCTGGCAGCTGACTCGATAGTGCCGGCGGTCGAGAACGCGGACCGGGCCGCGGAAATGATTCCGCGGCCCGGTTCGTCCGGAAGCGATCAGCGCTTGGTCTTGCGGGCCGCGGCCTTCTCGGTGGGGGCGCCGGCCGTCTTCAGGGTGCCCTCCGGGGTCTCCAGGTGGGCGCGGATGAACCAGTGGTACTGCTCCAGCACGCCGGCCTGGGCGACCAGCAGGTCCTCGGTGACCGGGTCGAGCTCCTCGGTCTTCTCGATCGCGGTCCGGTGGTCCTGGATGACACCGGTGTAGACCAGGTCCAGCGCCGCCAGGTGCGCCTCGGCGCCGGCCCGGCCGATCGAGTAGTCGTCCCAGGTGCGCTGGGCGACCAGGGCGCCCGGCGTGCCGATCGGGGAGCCGCCCAGCGTGGCGATCCGCTCCGCGGTCGCGTCCACCATCTGCCGGACACCGTCGACCTGCGGGTCGAGCATGGTGTGCACGGCGATGAAGGTGGGGCCGACCACGTTCCAGTGGACGTGCTTGAGGGTCAGGGCGAGGTCGTTGAGCGCGTTGAGGCGGTCCTGCAACGTCGACACGACCTCGGCGGCGGCGTCCGGCTTGAGGCCCGGAACCGTGTAGTTGACAGCGGTGTCGTTCTTGCGTGCCATCGTCGACCATTCCTCTCGTTTGCGATTCCCTGGCCCAATGCCCGGCGAGGAGCGGGGCAAACAAACCGTCCTGTGTACGCCGGTTGCTACGGTCACCACGGAATCGATCAACACGGGAGCGGAGTGGTCATGGAGCCCCAGTACTGGCAGCTCGCCGTCGTCGCCGCCATCGTCGGTCTCGCGGTGTGGGCGTACCGCAGGTCACAGCGGGCGACGCTGGCCGTCGCCGCCGTCGTCCTGCTGATCACCAGCGGCCTGTTGTTCTACACGTTCGTCCTGGACGAGCCGTACCTGGAGCGGGACGCGAACGGGCTGCTGGACATCGCGGCATGGGTCGGCATTCCCGCGCTGCTCGGCATCGCCGCCGGCGCGCTCGCCGTCCGGCGCGGCAGCCCCCGGGCCTGACTCCGTCTACGTGCCGGCGACACGGCGGCCGCCGGGCATGCCCTTCGAGCGCCCGCATCATGCCGGCGCCGACAGCCGTTCGCGCCTCTCCGCTGGTCGCCACGATCCTCGCATCATAGGCGCGCCGGCCCTTGATGAGCGTCGATGACGAAGCGCTCCACCCGTCCCACCCATCGCTGGCCGGGCGGGTCGACGTCGTCGGTCCACGGTGTCCACGTCACCGCATCGCCGTCCCAGCGGACCGACCTCAGAACCCTGGCCGCCGCGGTGAGCGTCGCCGGTGAATCGTGGCGCCGGCTGACCGCCGCGACCTCACCCGTTGCGCCGGTGACCACCACCCACGACCAGGCGTCGCCGTCACCGTCGATCTCGTACTCGGCGTGTGCGGTGAACCTGCGGCCGGGCCGGGCCTTCGACGGCCCGCGCCGGTGCAGCCGGCACTCGTCGCGGCGGCAGGCCCGGTACGCGTCGACGATCGGTTGCCGTTCCCAGCCCAGCGCCCGGGCCAGTCCGAGCATGTGCTGCTGCAGCCAGTCGAGGATCGCGAGGCGGCGCTCCCGATCCGCAAGCCCGAGCACGGCGGCGTCGAACGGGACCTCGTGCACCTCGCCCAGCCCGAGGGAGGCGTCACCTGCCCCGGCCGCGTAGGTGACGGTGTCCGGCGTGTCGGCCGGGATGAACCTGATCCATGACGTCTTCGCCACCAGCGGCGTGCCGGCCGCGAGGTGCTCACTGTAGAGCTTGGTCACGACGGTCGCGGCCTTGGCGAACCGCTCGGCATCGGACAGCGGCCGGTCCAGCGTCCGCTGCGGGAACACCACCGGATCGGTGTCCACGGATCGAATGCGAATCACCCGTGCCGGCATGGTCGCGAGGCTACCCGGCGGGGGTGCGATGATCCCTGTTGGCTTCAGTGAGAAGTCCGAAACGGATCGCCATCGAGGTGGGACAT is part of the Actinoplanes missouriensis 431 genome and encodes:
- a CDS encoding MerR family transcriptional regulator produces the protein MPGCTKTSPDSSAPVTETLDLMTAGHMQIGEAADRVGLSIRTIRHYEEAGLVLPSARSEGGFRLYTEPDLDRLRVIKRMKPLGFTLDEMRDLLTILDELSDPAVTGDDRVALQERLGMFHAAAQNRVQALRDQLAMAEGFAAQIAEQIQRHGG
- a CDS encoding GntR family transcriptional regulator; amino-acid sequence: MDASTSAAERAYRTIRDGILNGAHKAGAMLGEEGLAQEIGVSRTPVRAALGRLQDEGWIVIYPKRGALVQGLSERAIADLQDTRLILEAAGASRISATVRDQLAARLHTSIDAQRDALAERDVRRFIELTIGFHRTFVEAAGNDVLLELNDRLADRQRFLLFCKGDHLLARCDDIIAEHVTLVEQLRTGDTDGFTETLRKHLDDNYKP
- a CDS encoding MFS transporter translates to MAISSYIDDPEAQLALHQRTLSVVMASQVFSGAGLAAGVTVGALLTEQMLGSSAFAGVPAALYAGGSAIAALTVGRLSQRLGRRAGLVAGYVAGTIGGVGVVVAAGLGSVVLLFLSLLVYGAGTATNLQARYAGTDLSGPHRRGRAVSSVLVTTTVGAVIGPNLVAATGRAAENFALPALAGPFALAAVAYAIAGLILFLLLRPDPLLVSQAMQAQAGPATAAGPRTAPRSSAGVTAGAATMILTQLVMVAVMTMTPVHMQNHGHDLAATGLVISLHIAAMYLPSLVTGILVDRVGRVPVAVASGVTLLAAGLVSATAPEDSVAQLALALILLGLGWNLGLVAGTAMISDAAPIEQRAKIQGNVDLCIALAGAGGGIASSLVMSATSYATLSIAGGLLGLAMIPFVAAGARPSRA
- a CDS encoding Dps family protein gives rise to the protein MARKNDTAVNYTVPGLKPDAAAEVVSTLQDRLNALNDLALTLKHVHWNVVGPTFIAVHTMLDPQVDGVRQMVDATAERIATLGGSPIGTPGALVAQRTWDDYSIGRAGAEAHLAALDLVYTGVIQDHRTAIEKTEELDPVTEDLLVAQAGVLEQYHWFIRAHLETPEGTLKTAGAPTEKAAARKTKR